The Pyxicephalus adspersus chromosome 1, UCB_Pads_2.0, whole genome shotgun sequence sequence TGTGATTTTAGAGATTGGGTTTATAGCTATATTGactatattatttaattacatttattattatgatcaCCTGTtatctattttttctcttttcttttaatcCAGTTTATTTATCAAAATTTACAGTatactataaaaattatttttcaatgttttaacaatttttttctaattaaaagaaaaaatatcagtgTAAGTccaatttaaatacttttatgttTTCGACCAAAAACCAGAAAGAAAGAATGCAAAAATGTTAGACCTCAACAAAAGATGAATCAAGAAACACTATGCAGTTTCACTATCTATGCAGTTTCTAGGACTCAATACCAATTTACGACacttaatcataaaaaaaataactatagagACCTAACTATGATTTGGTAAatgcaaaaatctaaatttttagtTCGGTGTAATTTTACAGGTTAGCACATGAAAGAATAATACCTATCCATTTGTTTACCTTCACATACTCTGAATCttactttttaactttaaaaccaAGGGTCAGAGGTCACCTGCTTCATGTCAGTTGCCTGAATATTCGAACTGTTTTGCCAGCTTCTGAGGATACAGCATGGGACTTCAAGCAGTTTACAAAATAGGAATGTGAAATCTGACCTACTGAAGTGAACAAACGTTTAGGACTGAAAAATCTAATTTATGCAAAAGCACAACTGTGTAAAACTTCTTTATAGAATAACTGTATTCATTGCTATGCAACATGCATTTCCCCCAACTTTTGGAGAAAGTGAAACTTCTTAGTTCTACTTATGTAGTCGAATGGCACACCTCTGCCATTCCTCCATTTTCTGGAcaataaaaatcaaatgcatttaaaCTGACAAGCTCCTTTTTAATTAAGTTTCCTTTATTTTAGTCTTCAAAGCCTCAAACGGAATAATGTAGATGCTAAATGAACATTTCAGtgcaaagtaatattttttaaaaaagaaacagaaaatgtcagtgcaaagtaatactttttaaaagagggacagtccctccaaattaaggacagttgggaggtatgatgATATGCAGGAAAATTGTAGTTTTAAATGAGTACTTCTAAGCAAAAGACATAGCTTGTTGCACAGCCTAACCTGCACAGAAACATTGTGGTATTACATCTTTTCCTGATAGTAACAAATCAAAAGGTATGGGCCCCAAcgtaagaaaaaaataactccTGTAAAATGTAAGCATGTTTACATCCAATTCTAGTTAAATATTCTATTCACCAAAAAATATTGTGTCATAAGTCTAGGTATAAGGTAAGGTCTATAGGTATATAGGTATGTAGGTTATAGGTCTGATGGTAAGCTATTTCAAACAAtactaagttttaaaaaatgacgCCTGAGCATTTATAGAATTCTTTTTTCCTATACTTAATATGTGCAAGTGTTTGTATGCTACCTATTTACAGGTGCAAGGAGCTTTTGGTTGGAGAAGTGTTACTTCATTGTTCACTAAAGATGATGAACACAGATCAGATCAGGATGTAGAACAGATGGAAGAGCAAGTACCAGAAGAGTAAGTAGGAATGTGGACAAGGGTAATTTTATTCATATTCCATTAAATCAAGTAGTTTTCTTACACTTTTATGCGGTAAGGTTTTTGTTCATGCATTATATAGAAAGGGATAAGTACACATAATTTCagagtttgttttgttgcagatacacaaaaatgcatgaaatgtacatttcatacatttacaattattttaactCCAAACTTTGTTAGGTATTCTATGGAGTGTAGAAAGTTTAGAATATTATCACTGGGGAGAAAGAcaaaattttacagctgtcaccTGAAGTTAGGCATTTtcctttacaaaagaaaaaaaaattaattaattcagTAATGCACAATTATCACTTGTACTTCCCCTTTTCCCCTTAGCCAATCCCAAGCCATTTACAGAATACAATGCAAGTGGTCAAAGAAAGAATGCTCATCACTGAATGAGAGGTAGCGCTCTCACTGTTAGGGCACTGGAAGTATAGTGGAGTTGTAGTGTTCATCTATGCAGTAAATGGTGGATGTATGCAAAAAATATGGTGGTTGGGATAGTAGTGGCGGTGGTGGGGAGGAGCAACATAACAGGTGTCTTTTTTATGTTGAAACTATTTTTGGCCATTCCATATCATAGATGAGATGAAAGCCTGAAATTCCTGAAAGCCTATAATTATTTAATGAATTAAAGTGGGGAAGTCTTGAAATCTCAATCATGTTCTTGTTTTAATCTCTGTCTCCTCCTGAGTTGTCCAACATTTTTCCCAAAagctaaaatatctatatataattgCCCACAGCAGCAGAAAATGGGCACCTTTTTGTGGAAGGGGGGtagttaaactaataaaaaacctATTTAATTAGGCAAAGCAATTGTGCCAACAAAACAGTCTTTCAAGTATATGTCAGTAAAACGTGTGTACGGTGTGCTGGAGTAagaaatatgtaatgtatatagtcCAGGGGGAAGGAGCATCTAacatgcaggggtcaggagtatttaacatgcagagtgcagaggtcaacAGTGCAGAATACAGGGGTCAAGACTATGTTACAGAAACAGTGTAGGAGTCAGGAGAATGAAAAAAACCACAGGGAACAGAACTGTCTATACTAAGTACAcgtacaaaacagaaaacaaagtgcAATGGTCAGGTGTACAGTGAACAAAACCCTGTTGAATTATTTCACTAACTTAATAGCACAGCAGTACCCCCCCATATATGACATTTTAACAACACATacctatataaatacacacagtCACATACACACACTCAGAGACATAGAATGCACCCATCAGTCCTCCCTTACCTTTCTCTGTGGCCAATTGGTTCTCATCAATCCTCTGTTTTTTGTGCCCGTACCTGATACAAAGTATCTACTCCGTGCTGCAGCATATAAACAAAGCTGGCACAGAAAATCTCTAATTACTTTGCTTACTCTGCCGGCCTTCATGAAAGACTGTTTTAGCTTTGTATACAAAAGGCCTTGGCAGGCCACGTTATGCCCTGATTGTCACATGTGGGTCTTATCCTAAAAGTCTTCTCTGATACGAAAGTCAAATTTCGAAATCAACTTTTAAAGGGGTACAGAGACTACAGCTTTTCCTGTTACAGCACTGACTTTTGAGAAAGAACACCGTTAAACAAAagggtttttctttaaaatacgaAAAGGTATCAGTCTATAAAAAGTTTCACTAAAAGCTTTACAAAGTGTATAGTTAACCCCTAAAAGGGATTGTTTTACTCTCAACAAATGAAGTAATGATGTTATATCCAATTCAGTGTCCACTGGATTTTTAGTGTTGTCATCATCGTTACCCACCACTATTTTGATCAGACAATGCAAAACTTACAgttaaaggtttttgtttttttcctgtagagCTCCCCAGTCCTCTCTGGATTATCCTTCAGAGAAGCGATCTTCACCTCTTTGGGATGTATTTACTAGCCGGTGGCAGCAGAGATCTGCTGAGCACTCTGAGGCACAAGGGGTGCTGGCAGATCCACCAGAACAGCAAAATGAAGTCCATCAAGCAGAGGAGACACCATTCAAATGGAGTTTTCTCACCAGCAAATTAGCAGAGCTGAGAAGCAAGAATGACTAAAGTCTACACCTTAGTTAGAAAATGACTGAAGGCAGTTCTCCCAGGGAACTGTGTGACCAAGCAACCTTGTGCCTTAGTAAAACTGTTGGACACAAGTGCAAATGGAAGCTACCAGTAGCCCATATGTTTCTGACACATAAATATCAGgcgggtaaaaattctgttaaaaagCTTTTATGTAGCTTTTAtctcttgaatttttttttattattttacagaattgcTAGGCATCtttctaattaaaatgtaaaaccaaaatacaaaattaaattttagacTTATATTTACCAGGTAATATAATAAGAAGATATTCAAAAGACTATACCCTCCATTGACCTCAGATCATTGCAGAATTGAGTTCTTCTAATTTTTTTAGGACCCCCATATAGCACAATATGTTCCTCCACATACTAAGGCATATAAATGGCACACATTTTGTCTAGGTAGAAGCTTCCCATTCTTAACATATTCATATACCTTATAAATATGGTACACATGGGCAGATCTTTTTAAAGTGATCagatctgaaataaaatactttggACCAATTGTTACCAACCAATTTCCCACAGCTGGATCAGTTATTAAACTAGTCAAGTGTATTGGTAAACATAGAAAGTGTTTCACATTTTTCCTTTGGCTGCAATACCAACAGAATATGGTACAAAGTCAAGGCACATCACAAAAAGCTCATAACTATTTAGGAATATTGTACAcgtttgctgtgtttttaaacTTCCAACCAATTAAGGATCAGATTGGAGAGTCAAAATCAACAGCATATATACTTATGTGTTTCAGACCTTAAGCAGTAAATAATGCTGCATTCCTATtcctatatataattattgtactTTGACCATTGTaactaa is a genomic window containing:
- the C1H1orf232 gene encoding uncharacterized protein C1orf232 homolog; translation: MSQSFWKIYKAKVLQTFGTEQDGETFEESNTSEVIQDESQDNEVEGLNMSQLARKVQGAFGWRSVTSLFTKDDEHRSDQDVEQMEEQVPEEAPQSSLDYPSEKRSSPLWDVFTSRWQQRSAEHSEAQGVLADPPEQQNEVHQAEETPFKWSFLTSKLAELRSKND